A single genomic interval of Coccidioides posadasii str. Silveira chromosome 1, complete sequence harbors:
- a CDS encoding uncharacterized protein (SECRETED:SignalP(1-21)~EggNog:ENOG410PKJ0~COG:S~TransMembrane:1 (n4-15c21/22o509-533i)~BUSCO:5697at33183), translating into MAPLSAAVVSIALGAAGLVSAQIFPDIVNVTMCNWNHFRVGVIRDTVYLDGGILWWAPGREDGSYGALERDKNVDGDVFTLSLSTPFDTTRTNLTSLFGRLKPFPGAGSSLARNYMDGAMFASENEFILYGGLVSRTNPNPLPYSDQILSYERYFWGREGVTTWRQGFVDSRTNNDVTRYITHGASVSVPSENRGYYFSGLRGEDWGEISIPSPKPDRAANTLISVDMTEWRGEQWTNNTKFNVTPRGKAELSWIPVSDAGVLIAVGGVPYPETSLRTPVPTQDQQRSNKVMGESFMKTVPVYDIDSGNWYTQNTTGNHPPARSDFCSVVASAKDGSSHNIYIYGGYGGSHRNETSSDDVYILSVPSFEWIKAPQGRSQHGRRGHQCVKPYPDKMLVIGGIFKDSSTCLDGGLIQVLNLNSVEFQNFYDPEDWEEYKVPEIVTSIIGGNADGDATMTEPRLGWEDEELGTIFRKKYPKPIKTYYPYRATGGPTETPGAAPSGGGGLPKWVGPVLGVVLGLILITGLVVAWLLWRRRKDRRYASSVGATSDNRKRIMRWIYGTGAPPGKNIDATTTTATDPGLPPEKHLSAQYSEAGNESVLTPHSRSAIVYSDLNEAASSPVHELQDNSNPALGATVIAPLELPTEYNESPISSRPRFPSDAESFLSPVSPEPGPVSPPVSPPPETTPRQPTHNRHNSSLSSTGFQATLNNTMTSDNNNHARVINEEDDMRRGHFVSGITEDFSSDSESRHEGEPEFKTW; encoded by the exons ATGGCGCCCCTCTCCGCCGCTGTTGTGAGTATTGCTCTGGGAGCGGCCGGGCTTGTGTCCGCGCAAATCTTCCCAGATATTGTCAACGTCACTATGTGTAACTGGAATCACTTCCGAG TGGGTGTTATTCGGGACACGGTATATTTAGATGGAGGTATTCTTTGGTGGGCGCC AGGACGTGAAGATGGCAGCTACGGCGCCTTGGAAAGAGATA AGAATGTCGACGGCGACGTCTTTACTCTCTCCCTTTCAACACCATTCGATACTACACGCACGAATTTAACCTCTCTGTTTGGTCGTCTCAAACCTTTCCCGGGTGCGGGTAGTAGTCTTGCGCGAAATTACATGGATGGTGCCATGTTTGCAAGTGAGAACGAATTTATACTATACGG CGGCCTTGTTTCCCGAACAAACCCCAATCCCCTTCCATATTCAGATCAGATTCTCTCTTACGAACGGTATTTCTGGGGCCGCGAAGGTGTCACAACTTGGAGGCAAGGCTTTGTTGACTCGCGCACTAATAACGATGTAACTCGATATATTACTCACGGGGCCAGTGTGTCCGTCCCCAGTGAAAACCGAGGCTATTACTTCAGCGGACTGCGCGGGGAAGATTGGGGGGAGATCTCGATCCCAAGCCCTAAGCCAGACAGGGCGGCGAATACCCTTATTTCAGTTGATATGACTGAATGGAGGGGCGAACAGTGGACTAATAATACCAAGTTCAATGTCACTCCCAGGGGAAAGGCAGAGCTTTCGTGGATTCCAGTGTCCGACGCCGGAGTGCTAATAGCTGTTGGTGGCGTTCCATACCCCGAAACCTCTCTCAGAACCCCTGTACCAACTCAAGATCAGCAAAGGTCCAAT AAAGTTATGGGTGAGAGCTTCATGAAAACCGTGCCAGTATATGACATCGATTCTGGTAATTG GTACACGCAAAACACTACTGGTAACCATCCTCCTGCGCGTAGTGACTTTTGCTCTGTCGTAGCTTCTGCAAAAGATGGGAGCTCACACAATATTTATATCTACGGTGGCTATGGTGGCAGCCATCGAAATGAAACGTCATCCGACGACGTATATATTCTTTCCGTGCCATCTTTCGAATGGATAAAGGCGCCCCAGGGGCGAAGTCAACACGGAAGGCGGGGCCATCAATGCGTTAAACCCTACCCTGATAAGATGCTCGTCATTGGTGGGATATTTAAAGATTCGAGTACATGCTTGGACGGGGGTCTTATTCAGGTCCTCAACCTTAACTCTGTCGAGTTCCAAAACTTCTATGACCCTGAGGATTGGGAGGAGTACAAAGTTCCAGAAATCGTGACGAGTATAATAGGTGGAAA TGCTGATGGTGATGCCACAATGACAGAACCTCGGTTAGGGTGGGAGGATGAGGAACTTGGTACCATTTTTAGAAAGAAATATCCCAAGCCAATCAAAACGTATTATCCTTATCGTGCAACAGGAGGCCCTACCGAAACTCCCGGTGCAGCTCCGTCTGGAGGTGGTGGCCTCCCGAAGTGGGTTGGCCCGGTACTTGGTGTGGTTCTCGGACTCATCTTGATCACCGGTTTAGTGGTTGCTTGGCTTCTCTGGCGTCGCCGGAAGGATAGGCGATACGCTTCAAGTGTCGGTGCTACGAGTGATAACAGGAAGAGAATTATGCGATGGATCTACGGAACAGGCGCGCCGCCAGGCAAGAACATCGATGCGACCACGACGACGGCGACCGATCCAGGGTTGCCTCCCGAGAAACATTTGTCAGCCCAATATTCGGAAGCTGGCAATGAATCTGTACTCACACCTCATTCGAGATCTGCCATTGTATATTCCGATCTCAATGAAGCGGCAAGCTCTCCAGTACATGAACTACAAGATAATTCCAATCCAGCGCTAG GGGCCACAGTCATCGCACCCTTGGAACTCCCTACCGAATATAATGAATCCCCAATCTCCTCACGACCTCGATTCCCTAGCGACGCAGAGAGCTTTCTTAGCCCCGTTTCTCCAGAGCCAGGTCCCGTTTCTCCACCAGTCAGTCCGCCTCCTGAAACTACTCCCAGGCAACCAACACATAACCGGCACAATTCATCCCTATCAAGTACAGGTTTCCAGGCAACATTGAATAACACTATGACGAGTGACAATAATAATCATGCTAgagttattaatgaagaagacgaTATGCGGCGAGGCCATTTTGTGTCAGGCATCACAGAAGATTTCTCATCTGACTCTGAGTCACGCCATGAAGGGGAGCCGGAGTTCAAAACATGGTGA
- a CDS encoding uncharacterized protein (EggNog:ENOG410PHV6~COG:I), producing MPAGTNRSRVYVVGVGMTPFLKPNPARDYPPLGLEAGTKALLDAGITYDQVQQGYACYAFGDSTSGQRVFYQFGMTGIPIFNVNNACATGSSGLYLARQSLSLGAADVALVIGFEKMQAGRIKKAFLDRAIPQGLLAEKMFALNPNSEPGNMSLFGNAGLEYIEKYDAVPDDLNEIARINHAHSAQNPYSQFRTVYSLDQIKSSPSMYGPVTKLQCCPTSDGAAAAVVVSEAWLDKHPELKSKAVEIVGQSIVTDQSDTYGTSSMDLVGYQMSKRACREALVQANVSVSQVGVCELHDCFAANELITIDALGLCEPGKAGKFVREGNITHGGKVLVNPSGGLISKGHPLGATGLAQCTELVWQLRGWANNRLAPQTTVALQHNLGLGGAAVVTVYKRADGKQNDLRPNTEIAEASGLGYNPAIEAKQVTVAQVKKVLSSRHNSEWARVGGKGNDLQGPLLARM from the exons ATGCCAGCCGGGACGAATCGCAGCCGCGTCTATGTCGTGGGCGTCGGCATGACCCCATTCTTGAAGCCAAATCCCGCCAGAGACTACCCTCCCCTGGGCCTGGAAGCCGGCACAAAGGCTCTCCTCGATGCCGGCATCACGTACGACCAGGTGCAGCAAGGTTACGCCTGCTACGCCTTTGGAGACTCGACCTCCGGGCAGCGGGTGTTCTACCAGTTCG GCATGACCGGAATCCCTATTTTCAACGTGAACAACGCTTGCGCCACCGGCTCGTCCGGCCTGTACCTCGCTCGTCAGTCTCTTAGCCTTGGAGCCGCTGATGTTGCCCTCGTCATCGGTTTCGAGAAGATGCAGGCCGGTCGTATCAAGAAGGCCTTTTTGGATCGTGCCATTCCCCAAGGTCTCCTGGCCGAGAAGATGTTTGCTCTGAACCCCAACAGTGAGCCGGGAAATATGAGTCTCTTCGGTAATGCGGGCTTAGAGTACATCGAGAA ATACGACGCCGTTCCTGACGATCTCAACGAGATTGCCCGCATCAACCATGCTCATAGTGCTCAGAACCCTTACAGTCAGTTCCGTACCGTTTACTCTCTAGACCAGATCAAAAGTAGCCCATCTATGTATGGCCCGGTCACGAAACTGCAATG TTGTCCAACATCAGACGGCGCTGCCGCGGCCGTCGTGGTATCTGAAGCCTGGTTGGACAAACACCCCGAGCTGAAAAGCAAGGCTGTAGAGATCGTTGGCCAGTCAATCGTTAC TGATCAATCCGATACTTACGGGACCTCTTCTATGGATCTCGTTGGCTATCAGATGTCCAAGCGTGCTTGCCGCGAAGCTCTTGTCCAGGCTAACGTCTCCGTCTCCCAAGTCGGAGTGTGTGAGCTCCATGACTGCTTCGCCGCAAACGAGCTGATTACCATCGACGCCTTGGGTCTCTGCGAGCCCGGCAAAGCGGGGAAATTTGTTCGCGAGGGAAATATCACGCATGGCGGGAAAGTCCTGGTTAACCCTTCTGGCGGCCTGATTTCAAAAGGTCACCCATTAGGCGCTACGGGACTGGCACAGTGTACTGAGCTGGTGTGGCAGCTGCGTGGGTGGGCAAATAACCGCCTTGCCCCCCAAACTACGGTGGCTTTGCAGCATAACCTTGGCCTCGGCGGCGCCGCGGTGGTCACCGTCTACAAGCGCGCCGACGGCAAGCAAAATGATCTTCGACCCAATACGGAAATTGCCGAGGCATCTGGGCTGGGATACAACCCTGCGATCGAAGCGAAGCAGGTCACTGTTGCGCAGGTGAAGAAAGTCTTGAGCAGCAGGCATAACAGCGAATGGGCTCGTGTTGGTGGGAAAGGGAATGACTTACAGGGACCTCTTCTCGCAAGAATGTAG